The genomic region CAGATAATGCGATCCTGTTCTAATATACATTTCCCACATACATAGATGGCTGTCAGTAGGTCTTGTATTTACCTAAAATGCCCCATGGCTACCCCCTGTAGAGGTTTCCTGTAGATGTCGGTGACCTGGTCTCTCGGTAACCGCAAGCACCGTATGAAGAGTTGTCCCTCGAGGGCCTCACTGACAGTTATTTAGTGCAGGCTTTAGAGTTAGTATTAAAtctagaaagataagtcctgcgctcactcccatcactggggcggcagcaatgactacagtacacatcagccctaatatatagtaaaaaccaaagaaaaacaagttacctgcgctgctgggcttatcctctcatggccattggaggtaactaaaaaaaactcaatttgtttaaagatacatagagattaaggagagagtgcaggtaacttgtttttctttggtttttactatatattggggctgatgtgtactgtagtctttgCTGCCACCCAGTAGTGATggaagtgagcgcaggacttatcattgtgcatttgtatccattttttgtataactcagccttgttacaatgcagccgcccatcccatgtgttccctattaagggttaataatatataggggtgtaaataaaaaatacccctttatgtctcattagagatctttgccagaagctcaaggaagcaaggtgaatggttagagttaggacccacctgggggggggggtctgccttgacgttggcaggtgggcttatcctctcattgCCATTggaggtaaataaaaaaaataaaaaaaacctccatttgcttAAAAATACATACGGATTAagaagagagtgcaggtaacttgtttttcttttgtttttagtatTAAATCTAGCCTGCCCCAAAATCATATTCCACCCTTGTCAGTAAATGTGACCGTGACACCTAAATCAGTTCTAACTGTACATGTAAAACtggcaaggttattcactaaagtgagtccaaaatatccaaacaaaattgacttggagaatttttctaattttacGATTTTGGGCAAAATTGTGAAATTCACTTATcagcattttatttgtatttcctgGTTATTTGCACTTTACTGGAAAGGCACTAAGCTGCAATTATGTTCCAGCTGAGTGTAACATATCTTTCCATAtgtctttatttaattttgcacaataaaataattgtatatatcgATAGTAACAAGTAGTACAATAAGTGTAGAATGTAACAActacaatattaataatacaataaaaatgtaaaacaaaaactaactaaaaaaataaactggTGTATAATAATCGCTTACATCCATGTAGTTACTAGTGTatattaacaaacaaacaaaaaaaaggggggggggtacaaTTATGTCATATGTTTTGtataattatgtttttaaattatattatacatggtaattattataaaaaaataaaatatttagttttGTCAGGTGGGAAACCTGGTCAAGTTTTGTACTGAAGTCTAATTTTATCTTCCCAAGCTACCCATTCTTGTTTTAGAGTAGATGTGTTTTCAGACGGAATGCAAAGCGCTAGTTCATAACGTCTGTTATCAAAAACCGTCAAGAGAACTTCATTCACCGATGGTGTAACAGGTGATTTCCAATACTTTGGAATCGTTGATGTAGCTGACACGCAGCATAATTCTTTTAAAATGCGGTAAATTAgcagggagtttttttttttttttaaatagacagaGACTTGGAGATAAAAACACGTTGAATTCTGTAATACTATAGATTAGTATATCTTGCCAATATTGGACAATCTTAGGGCTTGACCAGAAAATATGAGATAAAGTCCCTATTGGGCCACAGCCTCTCCAACATTTATTTATGGTACCAAGGTGTAATTTAGAGATTCTAGATAGTTAGGTATCACCTGTATACTAATTTATAATGAGACTCCAGATGATTAACACATTGTGAAATGCCTTTTAGAGTGAGAAGGAAGTCATGCCACTCCTCTATTGTGTATACCCCACCCAGTTCACTCTCTCATTTTAACATATAGTCCAACTTGGGGCCTATTTCACCTGCAATTACAGTGCAACAGAGAGAGATGATGTTTCCAGCCAGGATCTGacaaatagactttttttttaattttgacatTTCCAATTTCTTATCATTTGGACCCCGGTCAGAAACACCAACATGTTCTTTAATAGATCTTACCAATCTCTCATGCATGGGGGCATCAAAAATGCTTAGGACACATTTCTCTCTAAattgattgttttgtttttgatgttGGTTGTATAATATTAGTAACAAGGGCcaaattgtataattttttttattttttataatagtcTGTAAACATATTGCTAATTTTAACAGGGCAATTTATCTTAACTCCCTCATCAATAATTAAATGCTCAATTCTAGATTGGGAGATTCCTTTATATAATTTAGAGACGTAAAAAACTTTAACTTTCTTTACCATCAAGGCTGTGTATTCCAACAGAAGAGTTTTAGTTATTTTTAACATCGAGCATCATTGCATCTAGGGACGTGGAAGGGACAAATTTGTTTGCCAGATTTACGATATACAATTATTTTTCCAATTCTCTTAAATTTTTATCTctaatttttttcaaatatgaAGCCCTTTGTATAAAGTGTCCTCGCAAAACCGCTTTATGAGCATTCCATAATGAAGTAATAAATAAATTTGGATTTTCCCTGAAAAAGTTATTAAGctcttttttaaagaaaaaatggaaaacacAGAATGATACAGCCGCACAAAGACATAACCAATGCCTCAATATCAATAGGGGAGGGAATAAATATAGGGATATAAATCCCATTAAAATACCACTATGTAGATCCTCAGAGAAATATAGGTATATTGTATCAAATATATAGAGTAAATAGGAGGATATAGATATCGTGGAGCTTAGAATACCCACGGCATATCTATAGACCGGACAGGTTAGTATACATGTAATGCAGAAAGGAAGTAGCATAAAGGTTGCAAAACTAACTTTGTAGCAGTCCAAATGGCAACAAAATATAAATGTGCTTGCTACATCTACTAACCAGCTAAATAGTGGTAAATAGGACAGGTTAGTATACATGTACATGCAGAAAGGAAGTAGCATAAAGGTTGCAAAAACTAACTGTGTAACAGTCCAAATGGCAACAAAATATAAATGCACTTGCTACATCTACTAACCAGCTGAATAGTGGTGGAGCAAAAAAAGCAAAAGTAATCCTATCTATTTAAAACAAGTGTCCTCAAACCATTTCCGTGTAGTGAAAAAAGTGAGCAAACAGTGATGTCCAAAAAACTGGACAGTAAACACGGCTGACGCGTGTTTCAGTGCTGTTAATAGCACCTTCGTCAAAGGCAAATCCGAGACTGCTCGTCCCGAACTTCAAATACCCTTTACAAGAGGTCTTTTATCCAATAGGTGTCGTCCAATTCATATGGGGCGTAACTGAACATTTCCCGCGCAAAGCCGACCAGATTAACTCAGTCAACAGGAGTGGGACGGACATGACCCGTCCGTCAGGACAAAGCTCCTACCACTTTTCCTCCGTGATCGGAGAAGTTGTATTTAAACATACAACAGGTTATATGGGCTCAAAGATCGCAGTGtccacatgaaaaataaatatgtaaacacATAGTATAAGTATACTACTTAGCACTACTTATTAAAGCTCACTTTTggtgtcctatttttttatacACCTTTGAGAACTACTTATTAAAGCTCATTTTTGGTGTCCTATTTTTTATACCTATATTCAATATTGGGGTTTTGAGATAGACgttgtctatctatttatttttcttgattaCAAGGAGATTAAGATACACTTTATCAGTTTATGTTTGTGTGACTACTTTATCTTTTCCAGACCAATACAGTTAGATACACCCGTCTTTCTGCGGCTGTATCATTCTgtgttttccattttttctttttatatataacctggggttaagcccctggagcCTGCTGGAGTCTCCATTAGGTACTGGACAAGTCTCCCTGTACCAGTAGTGTTAGCTCTGTTGGGTTCTACATGGTTTAGGTTGATTTTTCTTTGTAAGCTCTTTTTTAACAAGTGTGTCTTATTTTCAAGCTCTGTGACTAAATGGTCATTGAGTCTCCATGGCCTGCAAGACTGGAAGGACTCTTCCAAATATAACACTATAGGGGAATGATCAGACCAGTTAGTGTCTAAAATATCGGACCTTATAATGCACAGAATTGTGCTCTCACTTGCCAAGAACCTGTCAATCTGAGAGTACATATTCTACATGGTCGAGTATAAGGTATAGTCTCTCTCTCCTTCATGTAATATGTGCCAACAATTGAATAATCCTTGTGAAAAAAGAAAGTTGAGCACTGGTTAGCCAATCTTTCACTATTGTTATTTTTGTTGACACGTTTAGTTTCTCTGACAATGTCATTTGCACTGTCTAGAGTAAAATTGGTATCTCCTCCTATATATATGGTGACCAGTACTCATCGGTCCCTAGATAAGGTGTCAAACCATTAGGATACAACTTGACTTCTTACACTGTGGGAATGCAAGAGTATTCCTAACAATCTTAAATCCAGCTGTTTTCCTGATTTGGCTAAAACTTTGCCTTTATCTTTATTAAActtcatttgtattatttttctttctgCAAGGTGGTCCCATAAAACGattcataaaaacatttttatgaatgaattaatataatataatatttattaatgagAATGAATTAATAGTAAATTTTTTTggtattttaacttttatttaaagggatatgCCAGTCTGATGTTGACTCTGATTTTACATTAATCCTCTAGATAATGTCATACAAGGCTCGACAATTCCCAGGTCACCATGGCAACTAAGTATTTTGTCCTGACACCTGGATGTTTGGCAGCTAGAGGGTGCATGGGTGTGGCCTGTCAGGGTAGCATAGAGGGAGCAGAAATCTTCTTGCAGCTTggtgtgatgccgggagctgaacTATAACCGCATTCCTGCATCACTAAACGGCAAGAAACATCTGAAGATTACAAAagcccactggacccctgggAAAGGAACTACTCCAGCTCACCCAAAGGTCGTGAGGCTGGGTTGacatcaattaaaataaaaataatcattattattatttgtgagtTTGTCAGTATCTGtgactgtcagtgtctgtctgccaTGGCTGGGCCACTTCCATGGCTGAGACGAtgagtcttgatgatctcagccaagcgtatgcttttccataggaatgcattgggaggctattgtgcaagtGCAACAAAACCCTGCGCCTGTCCGtatttcctaatagagatgcattgaatcattgcatctctatggggaacattcattgccttcatgcagagtgtgaagatgctgcacactgtggactaggaatcacctctagtagccatctgagtaaCTCTCACTAGAGATGTTACAAGGGAACAACgtgaacactgcattttctctgaaaaggcattgtttacaatgAAAAGTctacagggacaggatatagacaccagaactactaagTTAAGCTGTCTTGGTTCTGATgacaatagtatccctttaagaattgtattattGTCACTGAACAATTaacttagtttaaaaaaaacaaaaaactggctcctaactttttttttagctggcgcctagattccaagcaaatttgtcctGATATAATACAAATCAAAGCTTTTAAAAGAATTACCtcattacaattataaaatgcagtgtgtatttttcTTCCAGTCCTTCTAGAAATTTCAAGACTATTGAACACTGGGCTGGATATGGAAACACTGTCAATCTGTGTAAGATTGTGTGAACAAGGAATTAATCCAGAGGCCTTGTCTTCAGTAATAAAAGAGCTACGGAGGGCAACAGAAGCTCTGAAGgtaattattattgcaatttatggtGATAGTCCCACTTTAAAAGTTACATGCATATCGTAAAATAAAAAGGAGAGACTGTACTATAGGGTTTGGGCTAGAATTGATACCACACAGACCAGGCTCGCCAAGCAACTTGTATATGGTATACAAATAAACTATAATTCCTTCAAACACCTCAATAGCAACGTTTGACCATTACATAACCTAAATATTAAAGGAACCAATTAATCATCaagaccacttcacctcattgaagtTGGTCTTAGTACtatttcccctccccccttttaacCCTTCAAGTGAAAAAATTGCCGTTCTGCACGGTTtaaatatgggaaagcattggattgacatcaagcttgatgatctcagtcaaggaggtggAGCTGGCCACAGAAAGAGCACCATGGCAAGGAGGTAATGTTGTACTCTATGTATATGCCAAGATTCCCCTATATCACCATTCTGTCTGCTTCATTAATTCCTACATGAGTCCTGTGTGTTGAGGGGCCTGGCATATAATGCAAGTCCCTATATGTGCATCTGTCCTCTCATAGGGTTGCCACCAGAATTATTTATGGGTCTCCTTACAAAGATCCGTTGGTCACAGCTGGCCCACCACAAATGAAAAAAGATGATAGTGGGGCAGATGCAGAGATCTTCTGATCTCCCCAATAGGCTACACATGATCAGGTCTTCCCTGCACGCATGCCATAGATTGCAGATCTTCTTGTAGGCCATATCTGAACTGAAAATCTGAGTAAGTTTTGATAGTGTTTCTCAAATGGGTTATTGTGGCCTTACAAATtgatttttacaatctttatttaatactttgaaaatattacacatactagaaaattaaagaaaagtTGGTAACTTAACATGAGGAGAATATCCTATAACTGTACAAAAGTCAATAGGAAACATCACGGGTGATACAGCATTCCTAGTGTGATTTTATACCAAATAATTGAAACAAACGAAGGGCAGTCACCACTCAAGCACAGTAAAATAACAAGGAAGGGAACCCTCCAAAAGAAAAGAGGGGAAtggcgaaaaaaagaaaaagggggagggtgAGAAATCTGCcttcaagtatatatatatatatataccgtatatactcgagtataagccgacccgaatataagccgaggcccctaattttaccccaaaaaactgggaaaacttattgactcgagtataagactagggtgagaaatgcagcagctactggtaaatttctaaataaaattagatcctaaaaaaaaaatatattaattgaatatttatttacattgtgtgtataatgaatgcagtgtgagtgtatgagtgcagcgtgtgtgtatgagtgcagcgtgtgtgtatgagtgcagcgtgtgtgtatgagtgcagcgtgtgtgtatgagtgcagcgtgtgtatatgagtgcagcgtgtgtgtgtgtgtgtgtgttgcagagccttggtgggtggtgggcaattttttttatttttattattttaatattttttttattattatttatttttatttatttaatttaattattatttttgtattatttaattattaattttttttattattactaatgattttttttttcgtcccccctccctgattgatacatggcagggaggggggctctccttccctggtagtccagtggcattggcagttcagtgggggggaaggggggctggcagagctgtaacttacctgtcctgcagctcctgtcagctctctcctcctccgcgctgtccatgcagctccctctgtcagctcacactgtaagtctcgcgagagccgtggctctcgcgagatttacactgggagctgaccgaggtgctgaacggacggcgcggaggaggagagagctgacaggagctgcaggacaggtaagttacagctctgccagcccccctctcccccagtctgtattatggcaatgcaaattgccataatacagactattgactcgagtataagccgagttgggtttttttagcacaaaaaatgtgctaaaaaactctgcttatactcgagtatatacggtatatataaaaaaaaaaaaatgttaagctAGTCAGACCCAGttaaaatattagtttttttgttttttttttttaaatcatatacaGCCTCTGTTACAGTTTTATatatgaattacatttttttttttaaatttacattaatgagcaattttaaaaaaaattttttttacatatgtgtaAAACCTCCAATTCTTTAAAGTATCACTAATATTCTTGCTTGCTTTCTAGGCTCCTGACAATGTGGCAAGTTAGGGTGAGGAAGTTTGCTTGGTGAGACCAAAGCAGTCAAAagtgatatatttttaaatcaagcTTGGAAAGATGATGATGGTCCAGTAACCTAACAACTCTGCACAACAATCATCTATCCAAAAACGACATGTCATGCATTATGAACTGTGGAcatttgtttactttttatagatatttatatttgttgtgCCCTTGAATCATTTCAATACACTTAATTTGATAGCAAGTTGCATGTCATTTCACTATTATTTATTGTACATGGGGAGATCTTTCTACTCTGACATGTTTTGATCAAAATTTGCCATCATTGAAATCAATTGCAAAGTGGATGACAACGGCATTTGTTTtggttttacacatttttttttattaatggaaGTGTATGCAACAGATCAGTTTAATCATCATCAGGTTTACTGCAGTAATCATTGATATCTGTTAGAATTTAAAACACTGTTTTACGGTGGTCTGTATAGTGTGCTAATAAATGTCACCTTGTGTTTGGCCAGTCATTAGAATGCTTTATTGCATCTGACCTCTATCAGACATGTCTGTGTCAAGTATGCTTTGTGTTTTAATCTGTATGTATCCTGTATTAATCTGTATGTATCCTGCATAATTGAATAAAATAGTGCACTCTGATTTCCAGTACCTGATTCTACATGGCATGTTGTGTAAACACAAAATTATCTTGTTCTTTCTGTATACCTTCTTAAAATACCCAAATGCCAATT from Pelobates fuscus isolate aPelFus1 chromosome 1, aPelFus1.pri, whole genome shotgun sequence harbors:
- the MZT1 gene encoding mitotic-spindle organizing protein 1, with translation MAGAPGSMSAVRETMDVLLEISRLLNTGLDMETLSICVRLCEQGINPEALSSVIKELRRATEALKAPDNVAS